From a region of the Thermodesulfobacteriota bacterium genome:
- a CDS encoding NRDE family protein has product MCLIIFSYHQHPDYRLILAANRDEFYDRPTSPLALWDDAPAVLAGRDLKGEGTWLGITKTGRIAAITNFREPPPVDPTAPSRGLLVSDYLKGTEAPKTYLKHVKTIGYRYNGFNLLIGDKNELYYYSNKTEKIKELKPGLYGLSNHLLDTPWPKVEKGKEGLKKLVAGEKPINAEDIFRLLADRTVAPDSKLPDTGIDLNWERILSPVFITSDIYGTRSSSLILIDRNHEASFTERSFIPQKTGSLKQKTRKFSLKLSDTV; this is encoded by the coding sequence ATGTGCCTGATTATTTTTTCATACCACCAGCATCCTGATTACCGGCTGATCCTTGCAGCCAACAGGGATGAATTTTATGATCGCCCTACCAGTCCACTGGCGCTATGGGATGATGCACCTGCTGTGCTGGCCGGACGTGATCTTAAAGGAGAGGGAACCTGGCTGGGAATAACTAAAACCGGTCGAATTGCCGCTATTACAAATTTTCGTGAGCCGCCTCCGGTCGACCCAACTGCGCCATCCCGCGGTCTTCTGGTCAGTGATTATCTCAAGGGAACAGAGGCTCCTAAAACATATCTTAAACACGTCAAAACCATTGGATACAGGTATAACGGGTTCAACCTGCTTATCGGGGACAAAAACGAGCTGTATTACTATTCAAATAAAACAGAAAAGATTAAAGAACTGAAACCCGGGCTTTACGGCCTGAGCAACCACCTGCTTGATACACCCTGGCCAAAGGTGGAAAAAGGAAAGGAAGGTCTTAAAAAACTTGTTGCCGGAGAAAAACCAATCAATGCTGAAGATATTTTCCGCCTCCTTGCCGACCGGACTGTTGCCCCTGACAGCAAACTTCCGGACACGGGTATCGACCTTAACTGGGAACGAATACTTTCTCCGGTATTTATTACCAGTGACATTTACGGAACACGCTCGTCCTCACTTATACTGATAGACAGAAACCATGAAGCCTCATTCACCGAACGTTCATTTATCCCTCAAAAAACCGGATCTTTAAAACAAAAAACCCGAAAATTCAGCCTAAAGCTTTCCGACACGGTGTAA
- a CDS encoding acetyl-CoA C-acetyltransferase, with the protein MRDVVIVSGSRTAIGSFGGGLKSVPVVELGSIVMKDVLKRIKLKPVINEQMQEAAPDKLKDQGMIDLEKKSYDFDDAFVPVTIDEVIMGNVLQAGQGQNTARQSMIGAGIPKETPAFTINKVCGSGLKAIALGAAEIMTGGSDVVLAGGQENMSMAPMALPKARWGHRMELTGKGDIYDLMVFDGLYEIFYGYHMGLTAENIASTYEIGRQEQDELGVLSHSRARMAIEEGIFGQEIVPVVIKTRKGEIVFDVDERPMETSMEKMAKLRPAFKKDGSVTAGNASGINDAAAAVLLMSADKAKEMNLEPVVKIKAFASGGVDPAYMGLGPVPAVRKVLKTAGMTLDDIDMIELNEAFAAQAIGCMRELGIDNERPNELGSGISLGHPIGCTGARQMVSGMNQMKRKGYNTGLITMCIGGGMGMAMIIER; encoded by the coding sequence ATGAGAGATGTGGTAATTGTAAGTGGGTCCAGAACGGCTATCGGTTCTTTTGGCGGGGGATTAAAGAGTGTTCCTGTGGTCGAGCTTGGATCGATCGTAATGAAAGATGTTTTGAAACGGATTAAACTGAAACCGGTAATAAATGAACAAATGCAGGAAGCTGCACCGGATAAACTCAAAGACCAGGGAATGATCGACCTTGAAAAAAAATCGTACGATTTTGATGATGCTTTTGTTCCCGTGACCATAGATGAGGTAATTATGGGTAATGTGCTCCAGGCCGGACAGGGGCAGAATACAGCGAGACAATCCATGATCGGCGCAGGAATTCCAAAAGAGACTCCGGCATTTACCATAAACAAGGTATGTGGGTCCGGGCTTAAAGCGATTGCACTGGGCGCTGCGGAAATAATGACAGGGGGATCAGACGTTGTTCTTGCAGGTGGTCAGGAAAATATGAGCATGGCTCCCATGGCTTTACCAAAGGCTCGCTGGGGGCATAGAATGGAGCTTACCGGTAAAGGTGATATATATGATTTGATGGTGTTTGATGGACTGTATGAAATTTTTTATGGCTACCACATGGGGCTGACCGCGGAAAACATTGCATCCACGTATGAGATCGGCAGGCAGGAGCAGGATGAGCTGGGTGTTTTAAGCCACTCCCGCGCGCGAATGGCGATCGAAGAAGGCATCTTCGGCCAGGAAATCGTTCCGGTGGTAATAAAGACACGTAAGGGTGAGATCGTATTTGACGTCGATGAACGCCCCATGGAAACGAGCATGGAAAAAATGGCAAAATTAAGGCCGGCATTTAAAAAGGACGGAAGTGTAACAGCCGGTAATGCTTCTGGAATCAACGATGCAGCAGCGGCAGTCCTGCTGATGAGCGCTGATAAGGCAAAAGAGATGAACCTTGAGCCAGTGGTGAAAATCAAAGCATTTGCTTCAGGTGGTGTTGATCCTGCCTACATGGGCCTTGGCCCTGTTCCCGCAGTGCGGAAAGTGTTAAAGACTGCAGGCATGACTTTGGATGATATTGACATGATTGAGTTAAATGAGGCCTTTGCAGCGCAGGCCATTGGCTGTATGCGTGAGCTCGGGATTGATAATGAAAGACCCAATGAGCTGGGAAGCGGTATCTCCCTGGGCCATCCTATCGGATGCACCGGCGCCCGCCAGATGGTATCCGGAATGAACCAGATGAAGCGCAAAGGGT